The Puntigrus tetrazona isolate hp1 chromosome 16, ASM1883169v1, whole genome shotgun sequence genome includes a region encoding these proteins:
- the LOC122360322 gene encoding DOMON domain-containing protein FRRS1L, translating to MFLLHPLLQISVLLDAVSASPTDDNVLRAGHGDHGEPGHEEPHKDSYSTFASEFLESRYLSDEGYPFPTAPPVDPFARIKVSDCGITKGCIRYGKPGCDAETCDYFLSFRRIGTDVEFEMSADTDGWVAVGFSSDKKMGGDDVMGCVHDDNGRVRIHHFYNVGQWAKEIKRNPARDEEGIFENNRVTCRFKRPLHVPREETLVDLHLSWYYLFAWGPAIQGSITRHDIDSPPVSDRMISIYKYEDIFMPATAYQTFSSPFCLLLIVALTFYLLMGTP from the exons ATGTTTCTTCTGCATCCGCTGCTGCAGATCTCCGTTTTGCTGGATGCGGTTTCTGCCAGCCCTACCGACGATAATGTGCTGCGGGCCGGCCATGGAGATCACGGAGAGCCGGGGCACGAAGAACCCCATAAGGATTCCTACAGCACATTCGCCTCCGAGTTCCTCGAGTCCAGATACCTCTCAGACGAAG GTTACCCCTTCCCAACTGCACCCCCTGTAGACCCATTTGCCCGCATAAAAGTTAGCGACTGTGGAATAACCAAAGGATGCATCAG ATATGGCAAACCAGGCTGTGACGCAGAGACCTGTGACTACTTCCTGAGTTTCAGACGCATTGGCACAGATGTGGAATTCGAGATGAGTGCAGACACTGATGGATGGGTCGCCGTCGGTTTCTCCTCTGACAAAAAAATG GGAGGTGATGACGTCATGGGTTGTGTCCATGACGATAACGGACGTGTGCGGATACATCATTTCTACAATGTGGGCCAGTGGGCCAAAGAGATCAAGCGCAACCCGGCACGGGACGAGGAGGGCATCTTTGAAAACAACCGTGTCACGTGCCGCTTCAAGCGGCCTCTTCACGTGCCTCGGGAGGAAACGCTGGTGGACCTGCACCTCAGCTGGTACTATCTGTTCGCTTGGGGACCTGCCATACAAG GTTCCATCACAAGGCATGACATCGACTCCCCACCGGTGTCAGATCGCATGATTAGCATCTATAAATATGAGGACATTTTCATGCCTGCCACGGCCTATCAGACATTCTCCTCTCCCTTTTGCCTCCTCCTCATTGTTGCTCTTACCTTCTACCTGCTGATGGGCACACCATAA